The following coding sequences lie in one Pristis pectinata isolate sPriPec2 chromosome 20, sPriPec2.1.pri, whole genome shotgun sequence genomic window:
- the gpr25 gene encoding probable G-protein coupled receptor 25, whose protein sequence is MSTEEGSFNQSGDYSFFETSAPSYYYVDDINENICLHEELFSPNISISVLYYLIFVTGSLGNIFVILIMAFKEKRRRRLVDTFVINLAIADLIFVFSLPLWASSAGNNHQWTFGNELCKISSYIIAVNRYSSIFFLTCMSIDRYLAIVKMLDFKHIRTQNYAMKISSVVWITSMLLAIPSAYFRRLEQSNVIYCREDSNSRFYTGFNLIAICLTFVLPVVVILFCYCSILNRLRVHYDHSKKTLQRRENSLKIIFAIVSGFILSWLPFNVFKAISLCLKFNNIDLSCWTIVNHGLAIASCLAFINSCMNPIIYALLDRNFRLRTSRLSSCIFGNVRKRRNSFASLSIATESSTFAETTKSNLL, encoded by the coding sequence ATGTCCACTGAAGAAGGATCTTTTAATCAGAGCGGTGACTATTCATTTTTTGAAACTTCTGCTCCAAGTTACTATTATGTCGATGACATAAATGAAAATATCTGTTTACATGAGGAATTATTTTCACCAAATATTTCTATCTCAGTTCTCTACTATCTGATCTTCGTTACTGGATCTTTGGGTAATATCTTTGTCATTTTAATCATGGCCTTCAAAGAGAAGAGAAGGAGGAGACTGGTTGATACCTTTGTGATCAACTTAGCAATTGCAGACCTAATTTTTGTCTTCAGCTTGCCTTTATGGGCATCCTCGGCTGGCAACAATCACCAGTGGACCTTTGGTAATGAACTCTGCAAAATTAGCAGCTACATCATTGCTGTCAACAGGTACTCGAGCATATTTTTTCTCACCTGCATGAGCATAGATCGCTATTTGGCCATCGTTAAAATGCTAGACTTCAAGCATATCAGGACGCAGAATTACGCTATGAAAATCAGCTCTGTGGTCTGGATCACATCCATGCTTCTAGCCATTCCTTCTGCCTACTTCAGAAGACTTGAACAAAGTAACGTAATCTACTGCAGAGAGGACTCAAATTCTCGTTTCTACACAGGTTTTAATTTGATTGCTATATGCCTGACCTTCGTCCTGCCTGTTGTTGTCATACTGTTCTGCTACTGCTCCATTCTTAACCGACTAAGGGTTCATTATGATCACAGCAAAAAGACTCTCCAGAGAAGAGAAAACTCCTTAAAAATCATCTTCGCTATTGTGTCTGGATTTATTTTGTCTTGGTTGCCCTTTAACGTTTTCAAGGCTATAAGCCTGTGCTTAAAGTTCAACAACATTGACCTGTCATGCTGGACTATTGTCAACCATGGCTTGGCCATTGCTTCTTGCCTGGCTTTCATTAATAGCTGCATGAATCCAATCATTTATGCTCTTTTAGATCGTAATTTCCGGCTGAGAACTAGTCGGTTATCTTCTTGTATTTTTGGCAACGTCAGAAAGAGAAGAAACAGCTTTGCCTCTTTGTCAATAGCCACAGAGAGCAGCACATTTGCAGAAACTACAAAATCAAACCTTCTCTAG